Genomic segment of Bacteroidales bacterium:
TATTGCATAAAAAGAAATGTCAATCTTTTTAAGAAATTCCGCATTTTCTTCTTTAGTTAAAGACTCTGGAGCAACATATAACAATTTAGTTTTTCCACTTAGCAAATCAGATCTAACCTTATTCATTTCCGTCTTAGATAAAGACGAGTTCATAACATGTGCAATACCCTCATCAGCACCAAAATTCCGGATAGCATCAACTTGGTTTTTCATTAATGCAATTAAAGGAGAAACAATTATAGCTGTTCCGGGATTACTCAGGGCAGGCAGTTGATAACACATTGATTTACCGCCACCCGTAGGCATAATAACGAATACATTTTTCCCTTCTATCAGACTTTCAATTATCTCTTCTTGATTCCCTTTAAAACTATCAAAACCAAAAATTTTTTTCAATAGTTCCGAAAGTGTATCCTTATCTTTTTTTAATGACATTTATTTTCTTTTTACTATAAAAAACCTTTTCCCCCATAATAAATAGATGTGCTTTTTAGTGGTCATTTATATCTTTTCAATAATTTGTTTGATAACAAATATAATAAAATAATTATCCAATTACAAGAAAGAAACATAAGGATGACGCAGCCCTAATTCCCTCAAAATGCGCGCGAAGGTACGAATTATTTTTTAAATTATCACTATTAATTTGCATCAAAAATTAAAGCTTGGAAATTCTAATTGTTTTTTCTCGAATTAGTGTTTTATCATTTTTTTTAAGCAGAAAAATGCCTGCTTCTAAAAAGAAATTATCTTTGTGTTACAAAACTTATATTTTGGATAAAAGTATCGACATAAAACAAATTGCTATCCGTACTATCTTAGAGGAGTCCTCTGCTATTAAGCAGCTTTCTTCCTTAATCGACCATCAGTTTGAACAAGCGGTAAATTGTATTGCCAAATCGAGCGGTAGGCTAATTATTACCGGTATTGGGAAAAGCGCCAATATTGCTAATAAAATAGTTTCTACATTAAATTCTACCGGAACCGCAGCCGTTTTTATGCATGCTGCGGATGCCATCCATGGCGATTTAGGGATTATTCGCAAAAACGACATAGTGCTTTGTATATCTAAAAGCGGCGAATCGCCGGAAATAAAAGTGCTAATTCCTCTTATAAAAGGATTTGGAAATACGCTTATTGCTATTTCGGGAAATACAGATTCGTTTTTAGCCAAACAAGCCGATTATGTTTTAAATGCCAGTGTTGAAAAAGAAGCCTGCCCAAATAATCTTGCTCCAACTTCCAGCACAACAGCACAATTGGTTTTAGGCGATGCTCTTGCTGTTTCTTTATTAGAGTTAAAAGGATTTACTACTGCTGATTTTGCAAAAATACATCCGGGAGGAGCTCTTGGAAAACAACTATATCTTCAGGCAAAAGATATAATTTCACAAAACGAAAAACCCGAAGTAGATATAAATGCTTCTATTCAAGAAGTTATTATTGAAATGACATCAAAAAGATTGGGAGCCACAGCAGTATTGAATACAGGAAAATTAGTCGGTATAATTACCGATGGCGATTTACGAAGAATGTTAAAAAACAATAGGCAAATTGATAGGCTTAATGCCGAACAAATTATGAGTAAAGACCCTAAACAAATTAATCCTGACACCTTATTAGTAGATGCTTTAAATTTAATGAGAAGCAATAATATTACTCAACTACCTGTATCAAAGGCAGGCAAATATTTGGGGATTTTACATTTACATGATATTCTAAAAGAAGGAATTTTATAAGCCAAAGCGAACATGCTATTAAGAACTGAAAATATCGTAAAAAAATACGGAAAAAGAACCGTTGTAAAAAACGTAAGTATAGATGTAAAACAAGGAGAGATAGTCGGTTTACTTGGTCCTAACGGCGCAGGTAAAACCACCTCTTTTTATATGATTGTAGGCTTGATTAAGCCAAATAACGGACGTGTTTTTTTAGATAATCAAGAGATTACCAAAGAGCCTATGTATAAAAGAGCTCAGTTAGGCATTGGTTATTTAGCGCAAGAAGCATCGGTATTCCGTAGTATGTCTGTAGAAGATAATATTAGTTCTGTTCTTGAATTTACTGAGCTTAACAAAACAGAGCGTACGGAAAAGCTAAACTCTTTACTCGACGAATTTGGATTACAGCATATCCGAAAAAGTAAAGGAATTCAACTTTCCGGAGGAGAAAGACGACGTACAGAAATTGCCAGAGCCTTGGCTACCGATCCTAAGTTTATCCTTCTCGACGAACCTTTTGCGGGAGTTGATCCTATTGCTGTAGAAGATATCCAAACTATTGTTTCCAAGTTAAAAGAAAAAAATATTGGAATTCTAATTACCGACCATAACGTCCATGAAACCTTAAAAATTACCGATCGTGCCTATTTACTCTTCGAAGGCTCTGTTCTTAAAGCAGGAACGGCAGAAGAACTTGCATCTGATCCACATGTACGTAAAGTTTATTTAGGAGAAAGTTTTGAACTCCGAAAATAAGCTGTATTGATATACTATTCTGTGCTTTATCACAAAAAAATATCAATCTCTTTTATACGACCAAATCATCAATAAAACAGCACTTAACAATAAAGCAATAGCTATTCCAAAAGAGACAGTATAACCAAATAACTCAAAAAATAGTATTCCAATTAAAGGTGCAAACAAAGCCCTAACGCCCGTTAAAGAAAGATGAACAGCTTGTAATTCTCCGGCTTCGGAATCCTTCCCAAAATAAGCAGAACCAATAAACCAAAGCAAAGACATAGTTGCAGCAAAAACACTTTGAAATAAAATATAAAACAGCAACATATAATAAATCTTGATATTTAATATTTCTATATGAGCCGGAAAATATTCCGTCAAAGCCAAAAAGAAAATAAACATCATCATAGAACCAAAAGTTATAGCGGCAAACTTACGCGGATCGATACGCCCCAACAACCTTCCAAAAAAAGGCAATAATAAAATAGCTATAATATTATAAGAGTTTTTGTAAAAAGCTATACTGGAATAATTCAAGCCCAAGGCTTTATCAAAATAAATAGTAATTACAGCTACTGTCGACATAAATGCAAAACCATAAAGCATAAAACCCATTTCAAAATGCAGATACGGCTTATTAGAAATCATTAAAGTCCACATATTTCGCCAAGAACTTCTGACCGATTGCAAAAAAGTTTTCTTGATTTCAACCTGCTCTATAGCTTGATAAGGAATCTTTGTTAAAAGATGTATCGACCCTATACCAAGAACCGCTATTATTGGAAAAACATAGGTATAAGCATAAGGATTCCAATCCAAAAGCATTCCATAAGCAAAGGTTACTATCAGCATTACAATTTTATTGATTGAGGTTGCAAAACTATACAGCTTACTAAAATTTTGATGACGATAAGATTTTTTCAAAAACAGATTAATATTTGGCAATACTACGGGCGCAGCCAAATAATACATAAAGAATATGGC
This window contains:
- a CDS encoding KpsF/GutQ family sugar-phosphate isomerase; protein product: MPASKKKLSLCYKTYILDKSIDIKQIAIRTILEESSAIKQLSSLIDHQFEQAVNCIAKSSGRLIITGIGKSANIANKIVSTLNSTGTAAVFMHAADAIHGDLGIIRKNDIVLCISKSGESPEIKVLIPLIKGFGNTLIAISGNTDSFLAKQADYVLNASVEKEACPNNLAPTSSTTAQLVLGDALAVSLLELKGFTTADFAKIHPGGALGKQLYLQAKDIISQNEKPEVDINASIQEVIIEMTSKRLGATAVLNTGKLVGIITDGDLRRMLKNNRQIDRLNAEQIMSKDPKQINPDTLLVDALNLMRSNNITQLPVSKAGKYLGILHLHDILKEGIL
- the lptB gene encoding LPS export ABC transporter ATP-binding protein, with product MLLRTENIVKKYGKRTVVKNVSIDVKQGEIVGLLGPNGAGKTTSFYMIVGLIKPNNGRVFLDNQEITKEPMYKRAQLGIGYLAQEASVFRSMSVEDNISSVLEFTELNKTERTEKLNSLLDEFGLQHIRKSKGIQLSGGERRRTEIARALATDPKFILLDEPFAGVDPIAVEDIQTIVSKLKEKNIGILITDHNVHETLKITDRAYLLFEGSVLKAGTAEELASDPHVRKVYLGESFELRK
- a CDS encoding MFS transporter — its product is MLFYKTDHLNLIEKNTFRIHLFYSILEGFVLGVLALNEFVFIKSLDGSNFELGVLFQFSVVVFTGLIFINEFLRRIKNKKKLLIITALVSRLPLFFLLFFPKSDVAVQANGIYHLFFLAIFFMYYLAAPVVLPNINLFLKKSYRHQNFSKLYSFATSINKIVMLIVTFAYGMLLDWNPYAYTYVFPIIAVLGIGSIHLLTKIPYQAIEQVEIKKTFLQSVRSSWRNMWTLMISNKPYLHFEMGFMLYGFAFMSTVAVITIYFDKALGLNYSSIAFYKNSYNIIAILLLPFFGRLLGRIDPRKFAAITFGSMMMFIFFLALTEYFPAHIEILNIKIYYMLLFYILFQSVFAATMSLLWFIGSAYFGKDSEAGELQAVHLSLTGVRALFAPLIGILFFELFGYTVSFGIAIALLLSAVLLMIWSYKRD